The following proteins are encoded in a genomic region of Bacillota bacterium:
- a CDS encoding ParB/RepB/Spo0J family partition protein has product MTELQRALSLLGFMREDEAEHHLHELAGPGAYTADEARALWTASHQALRHVHTSPGIPELTDLPPEAWDHLLQIHQHESFALLVADLTWSVRLVEIDPLLSVAIDVFVARVEEWTRRLSGGDPCTLLDAFLPRKAAPFLIMTGPSLAFAVHTDLGASWAHDVRKGPLPSILKPPLPVRVVEIAGSYYLMDGYHRAVALRRLGHTHIPALVLHDCNWSFLRHTPRRRMFQPAPFASPNPPCVGHFLTPAAVETRAAPCVRVMTIRVESFIAPIADIWTGNTTP; this is encoded by the coding sequence TTGACTGAGTTGCAGCGGGCCCTCTCGCTCCTAGGATTTATGAGAGAGGACGAGGCGGAACACCACCTCCACGAGCTTGCGGGTCCAGGCGCGTACACAGCCGACGAGGCCAGGGCCCTCTGGACCGCTTCCCACCAGGCCCTTCGACATGTCCATACTTCACCAGGCATTCCAGAACTCACTGACCTCCCGCCCGAGGCGTGGGACCACCTCCTTCAGATCCACCAGCATGAGAGCTTCGCGCTCCTTGTTGCCGACCTCACGTGGTCCGTCCGGCTGGTAGAGATAGATCCGCTCCTAAGTGTTGCCATCGACGTATTTGTCGCGCGGGTCGAAGAGTGGACCCGGCGCCTATCCGGTGGAGACCCGTGTACATTACTCGATGCTTTCCTGCCTCGCAAAGCCGCGCCGTTCCTGATCATGACGGGACCGTCACTGGCCTTTGCCGTACACACCGATCTCGGGGCGAGCTGGGCACATGATGTCAGAAAGGGCCCACTTCCCTCGATACTCAAACCTCCGCTACCCGTCCGCGTCGTGGAGATTGCAGGATCTTACTATTTGATGGACGGGTACCACCGGGCAGTCGCCCTCAGGCGACTTGGCCACACCCACATACCGGCGCTGGTGCTACATGACTGCAATTGGTCCTTCCTGCGACACACGCCACGGAGGCGTATGTTCCAACCCGCCCCATTCGCGTCACCCAACCCGCCATGCGTCGGTCACTTCCTGACGCCCGCAGCAGTCGAAACGCGCGCCGCTCCCTGTGTGCGGGTCATGACCATTCGCGTGGAATCCTTCATCGCGCCGATCGCTGACATCTGGACGGGGAATACGACGCCGTAA